The Halobaculum sp. MBLA0143 genome includes a region encoding these proteins:
- a CDS encoding TSUP family transporter, with protein MVLPVSVELAVTVALVVGVAGAVNGVAGFGFAVVGTTVLASVLEPATAVAFMLVPMVAVNVALVGELTRRELRTCGARFGPLLVATVVGTVAGMAVLDRLPAAPLRVLLGVVSLGFVATAQRTVPLPPLPGPTDGRLAETTPVMAAVGLVSGVLFGATNVGVQLVAFVRSFDLSHGLFVGVVALVFLGINGVRVVAAGALGLYPDAAFALASVAAAVPAAAGVAVGRRLRDRVGERLRRGVVLGLLTVVGVRLLLGGVGVV; from the coding sequence ATGGTTCTGCCCGTGTCCGTCGAACTGGCGGTGACGGTCGCGCTCGTGGTCGGGGTCGCGGGCGCCGTCAACGGGGTCGCGGGGTTCGGGTTCGCCGTCGTCGGGACGACCGTGCTCGCGTCGGTGCTGGAGCCGGCGACCGCCGTCGCGTTCATGCTCGTCCCGATGGTCGCGGTGAACGTCGCGCTCGTCGGCGAACTCACCCGGCGAGAGCTCCGAACCTGTGGCGCTCGGTTCGGCCCGTTGCTCGTCGCCACGGTCGTCGGCACCGTCGCTGGGATGGCGGTGCTCGACCGGCTCCCGGCGGCGCCGCTGCGCGTCCTGCTCGGAGTCGTCTCGCTCGGCTTCGTGGCCACCGCCCAGCGAACGGTCCCGCTCCCGCCGCTGCCGGGGCCGACGGACGGCCGGCTCGCGGAGACCACCCCCGTGATGGCAGCCGTCGGGCTCGTCTCGGGCGTCCTGTTCGGCGCGACGAACGTCGGCGTCCAGCTCGTCGCGTTCGTCCGGAGCTTCGACCTCTCACACGGGTTGTTCGTCGGTGTCGTCGCGCTCGTGTTCCTCGGGATCAACGGCGTCCGTGTCGTCGCCGCCGGCGCGCTCGGACTGTACCCGGACGCGGCGTTCGCCCTCGCGTCGGTCGCGGCCGCGGTCCCCGCCGCCGCCGGCGTCGCGGTCGGGCGACGGCTCCGCGACCGCGTGGGCGAACGCCTCCGGCGCGGGGTCGTCCTCGGCCTGCTGACGGTCGTCGGCGTCCGGCTGCTCCTCGGCGGCGTGGGCGTCGTCTGA
- a CDS encoding PQQ-binding-like beta-propeller repeat protein produces the protein MLNNTRRDERRSRLVAHDQSGERLWHLDLPRLTFHLAAVGDLLYVTHRDGVVAYSAT, from the coding sequence GTGCTCAACAACACCCGACGAGACGAACGGCGGAGCCGACTCGTCGCACACGACCAGAGTGGTGAACGGCTGTGGCACCTCGACCTCCCGAGGCTAACCTTCCACCTCGCTGCTGTCGGCGACCTACTGTACGTCACGCACCGTGACGGGGTGGTGGCGTACAGCGCGACGTAG
- a CDS encoding metal-dependent hydrolase — protein sequence MFVGHEFLAFALVAGLAALAGRDRRTTLWLGAVAAAAAVLPDLDLLVGVLSYVRQLGGDAVVSMNGFWGVSNAVHRRVTHPLAVVGPAAVGVAAAGGAWRAWTDGDHGRGVLAAGVTALAVAPAFLVGDGVAGLRGTFVAGVFAVGVVAVGVAVAARTRLSASDRLAAAAGGLLSHPWGDVLMSTPPPLFAPTDARLLGDRLVFAADPTLNLLAITFVELTTVWVGLAVYTHVAGRSLRRAVAPRAVVGVGYAAAVVLLPRPTMVDAHWLGFTIAPMALVGLPALRAQTTPVDRRLRALVTGVATLTLAAAAYLLAYTLGGG from the coding sequence GTGTTCGTCGGACACGAGTTCCTGGCGTTCGCGCTCGTGGCCGGGCTCGCGGCGCTGGCGGGACGAGATCGGCGGACGACGCTGTGGCTCGGTGCCGTCGCGGCGGCCGCGGCGGTCCTGCCCGACCTGGACTTACTCGTCGGCGTGCTGTCGTACGTCCGGCAGTTGGGTGGCGATGCGGTGGTGTCGATGAACGGCTTCTGGGGCGTGTCGAACGCCGTCCACCGACGCGTCACCCACCCGTTGGCGGTCGTCGGTCCCGCGGCGGTCGGAGTCGCGGCCGCCGGCGGGGCCTGGCGGGCGTGGACCGACGGCGACCACGGTCGTGGCGTGCTGGCGGCGGGCGTGACCGCTCTCGCCGTGGCCCCGGCGTTCCTGGTGGGCGACGGCGTCGCCGGCCTGCGGGGCACGTTCGTCGCCGGGGTGTTCGCCGTCGGCGTGGTCGCCGTCGGCGTCGCCGTGGCCGCCCGGACGAGGCTGTCGGCGAGCGACCGTCTCGCTGCCGCCGCCGGCGGGCTGCTGTCACACCCCTGGGGCGACGTGCTGATGTCCACCCCGCCGCCGTTGTTCGCGCCGACCGACGCACGGCTGTTGGGCGACCGACTGGTCTTCGCCGCCGACCCGACGCTGAACCTGCTCGCGATCACGTTCGTCGAGCTGACTACGGTGTGGGTCGGACTGGCCGTCTACACACACGTCGCCGGGCGGTCGTTGCGGCGGGCAGTCGCCCCCCGTGCCGTCGTCGGGGTCGGCTACGCGGCCGCGGTGGTGTTACTCCCCCGACCGACGATGGTCGACGCCCACTGGCTCGGATTCACCATCGCGCCGATGGCGCTGGTCGGACTGCCGGCGCTCCGGGCGCAGACGACGCCCGTCGACCGCCGACTTCGAGCGCTGGTGACGGGTGTCGCGACCCTCACGCTGGCGGCCGCCGCGTACCTCCTCGCGTATACGCTCGGCGGCGGGTGA
- a CDS encoding SipW-dependent-type signal peptide-containing protein yields the protein MTDDEPRLYDLSRRKMLAGLGAVGLASAGAGLGTSAFFSDTEELENNSITAGTLDMSVTATVVAANDYWANQTSFELGASTTADGQDAAVGLVVDDAKPGDWGIVCCEIDVLDNPGYVQVSTEEFAEAGGANPEPEQAAEGDTNNSADLGQFLLSTVWQDYAGPVDGSAGGTRTDLTNLDPVFNNASDLLGLQYAQPDTGGVVDSDQHHTTAREANAILDTANGGYIVRDDQGVPVAVGGVDGEPYVFYLLLEIPYEVGNEIQGDSLSFDLVFDTEQRRNNTDPFNNTAV from the coding sequence ATGACAGACGACGAACCCCGACTGTACGACCTCTCGCGGCGGAAGATGCTCGCCGGCCTCGGTGCCGTGGGCCTCGCCTCCGCGGGCGCTGGACTGGGTACGAGCGCGTTCTTCTCCGACACGGAAGAACTCGAGAACAACAGCATCACCGCGGGCACACTCGACATGTCCGTGACCGCGACCGTCGTGGCCGCGAACGACTACTGGGCGAATCAGACGTCTTTCGAACTCGGCGCGTCGACGACCGCCGACGGCCAGGACGCCGCCGTCGGCCTCGTGGTCGACGACGCCAAGCCGGGCGACTGGGGGATCGTCTGCTGTGAGATCGACGTTCTCGACAACCCCGGCTACGTGCAGGTGAGCACGGAGGAGTTCGCGGAGGCGGGCGGCGCGAACCCCGAGCCGGAGCAGGCGGCGGAAGGCGACACGAACAACAGCGCGGACCTGGGCCAGTTCCTCCTGTCGACGGTGTGGCAGGACTACGCCGGCCCGGTGGACGGCTCTGCGGGCGGGACGCGGACCGACCTCACGAACCTGGACCCCGTGTTCAACAACGCGAGTGACCTCCTGGGGCTCCAGTACGCACAGCCGGACACCGGCGGTGTCGTCGACAGCGACCAACACCACACCACCGCTCGGGAGGCGAACGCGATCTTGGACACGGCCAACGGCGGCTACATCGTCAGAGACGACCAGGGCGTGCCGGTCGCGGTCGGCGGTGTCGACGGCGAGCCGTACGTGTTCTACCTCCTGTTGGAGATTCCGTACGAGGTCGGCAACGAGATCCAGGGGGACAGTCTCTCCTTCGATCTCGTGTTCGACACGGAGCAACGCCGGAACAACACGGACCCGTTCAACAACACGGCCGTCTGA
- a CDS encoding VWA domain-containing protein encodes MTHTDGLGGLSRRKLLAGVGAVGLASAGTGLGTSAFFSDQEEFRDNDITAGELDLKLDYKATYAGGTGRLSQIQAMGYPDAEEIDEGTYLLDQAPSPADMQDWADLVQAAGDQAFEFCSPEADEFLVNGDGVPIFTLSDVKPGDTGEVTISVHLCDNPGYIELSGALTDEADNGQNDPEIAAEGTDTDDLSELPDEIQVCVWYDEDCDNVFEPTGTGERNELEVALVSDTSGSMADEIDDLIAAATDFVDNLSVPDEAAAISFSNGASLDQELTTDYQAVKDAIDLYDDGGGTDMTAGIDTAETELSTGTNATAGASKVMIVLSDGSPNDSSAAASAAADARNAGVRIFTIALGTGADETFLETQIASSPDDAFVAPDPADLDTVYAQIANIVLAGEQKIVEGTMREVFDQLSQGITLDGSRVDAGVQPYPAMTTQCIGFEWELPFASGNETQSDSVSFDVAATATQARNTPPPS; translated from the coding sequence ATGACACACACTGACGGGCTGGGGGGACTCAGCCGACGGAAACTGCTCGCCGGCGTCGGTGCCGTCGGACTCGCGTCCGCCGGCACCGGACTGGGGACGAGCGCGTTCTTCTCCGACCAGGAGGAGTTCCGAGACAACGACATCACCGCGGGTGAGCTCGACTTGAAGCTGGACTACAAGGCGACGTACGCCGGCGGTACGGGCCGTCTGAGCCAGATCCAGGCGATGGGCTACCCCGACGCCGAGGAGATCGACGAGGGGACGTACCTCCTCGACCAAGCGCCGTCGCCGGCGGACATGCAAGACTGGGCGGATCTCGTCCAGGCGGCTGGCGACCAGGCGTTCGAGTTCTGTAGCCCGGAAGCCGACGAGTTCCTCGTCAACGGCGACGGCGTGCCGATCTTCACGCTCTCGGACGTGAAGCCGGGCGACACGGGTGAGGTGACGATCAGCGTCCACCTCTGTGACAACCCGGGGTACATCGAGCTGTCCGGCGCGCTCACCGACGAGGCCGACAACGGACAGAACGACCCGGAGATCGCCGCCGAGGGGACCGACACGGACGACCTGAGCGAACTCCCGGACGAGATCCAGGTGTGTGTCTGGTACGACGAGGACTGTGACAACGTGTTCGAGCCGACCGGGACGGGCGAACGCAACGAACTGGAGGTGGCGCTCGTCAGCGACACCTCCGGCTCGATGGCCGACGAGATCGACGACCTGATCGCGGCGGCGACGGACTTCGTCGACAACCTCTCGGTTCCCGACGAGGCGGCCGCGATCTCGTTCAGCAACGGCGCGAGCCTGGACCAGGAGCTGACGACCGACTACCAGGCTGTCAAGGACGCGATCGACCTCTACGACGACGGCGGCGGTACGGACATGACCGCGGGGATCGACACGGCAGAGACGGAACTGTCGACCGGGACGAACGCGACGGCGGGTGCCTCGAAGGTGATGATCGTCCTCTCGGACGGCTCGCCGAACGACTCGAGTGCGGCCGCGTCGGCCGCAGCGGACGCACGCAACGCCGGTGTCCGGATCTTCACGATCGCGCTGGGCACCGGGGCCGACGAGACGTTCTTGGAGACGCAGATCGCCTCCAGCCCGGACGACGCCTTCGTCGCGCCGGACCCGGCCGACCTGGACACGGTGTACGCCCAGATTGCGAACATCGTGCTCGCGGGCGAACAGAAGATCGTCGAGGGGACGATGCGGGAGGTGTTCGACCAGTTGAGCCAGGGGATCACCCTCGACGGCTCCCGCGTCGACGCCGGCGTCCAGCCGTACCCGGCGATGACGACCCAGTGTATCGGCTTCGAGTGGGAGCTCCCGTTCGCCTCGGGCAACGAGACGCAGTCCGACAGCGTGAGTTTCGACGTCGCCGCGACGGCGACGCAGGCTCGCAACACTCCGCCACCCTCCTGA